CAACGAGCGGCGCTACGGCGTCCGCACCCCCGCCGACGTCGTACGCAAGTACCGCCCCGGCGCCGTCATCTACTTCAGTGCCCGCAACGACGACAACCTCCGCGACGCCCGCCAGATCGCCCGGCTCTCCAACGGCCTGCAGCGTGCCTCGCTCGCGCAGCGCCGCGGCGTCCCGCTGATCATCTCGACCGACCAGGAGAGCGGCCTCGTCCAGCGGCTGCCCACCCCGCCGGCCACCGAACTGCCCGGCAGCATGGCCGTGGGCGCCACCTACGCGACCGCCGACGCCCAGCGCGCCGCCGAGATCACCGGCCGGGAGCTGGCGGCGCTGGGCATCAACCAGAACTACGCGCCCGTCGCCGACGTCAACGTCAACCCCGACAACCCCGTCATCGGCCTGCGCTCCTACGGCGCCGACCCGCAGCAGGTCGCGCGCATGGTCGCGGCGGCGGTGCGCGGCCAGCGCCGCGGCGGCGTCGCGTCCGCCGCCAAGCACTTCCCCGGCCACGGCGACACCGGCCAGGACAGCCACTTCCTGCTGCCGCGCATCGAGCACACCCTGGAGCAGATCCACGAGCTGGACCTGCCGCCGTTCCGGGCCGCGATCGCCGCGGGCCTGGACACGGTGATGACCGCGCACATCCTCGTCCCCGCGCTCGACGACGGCGTGCCCGCCACCATGTCGCACCGCATCCTGACCGGGCTGCTCCGCGAGGAGCTGGGCTTCGACGGGCTGATCGTCACGGACGCGCTGGACATGGGCGGCGCCACCTCGCAGTACCCGCCGGAGCGGGCGTCGGTGGCGGCGTTCGCGGCGGGCGCGGACATGCTGGTGCTGCCGCCGCAGATGGACGTCGCGTACGCATCCGTGCTCGCGGCGGTACGCGGCGGCGAGATCGGCGAGCGGCGGCTGGACGAGTCGGTGGTGCGCATCCTGGCGCGCAAGATCGACGAAGGGCTGTACTTCGGCCCGTTCGTCGACGAGCGCCGGGCGGAGCGGATCGTCGGGAACGCCGCGCACGTCGCGGACGCGCGGGCCCTCACCGGGCGGGCGGTGACGCTGGTGAAGAACGACA
The Streptomyces sp. CNQ-509 DNA segment above includes these coding regions:
- a CDS encoding glycoside hydrolase family 3 protein, encoding MRSTTTRRQAVTGLLGTAAALGAGTAAAGPAAARSGGTAGSGSYARLLAGALARRMTLEEKVGQLFVVEVAGQDADDVTDAAAAVNERRYGVRTPADVVRKYRPGAVIYFSARNDDNLRDARQIARLSNGLQRASLAQRRGVPLIISTDQESGLVQRLPTPPATELPGSMAVGATYATADAQRAAEITGRELAALGINQNYAPVADVNVNPDNPVIGLRSYGADPQQVARMVAAAVRGQRRGGVASAAKHFPGHGDTGQDSHFLLPRIEHTLEQIHELDLPPFRAAIAAGLDTVMTAHILVPALDDGVPATMSHRILTGLLREELGFDGLIVTDALDMGGATSQYPPERASVAAFAAGADMLVLPPQMDVAYASVLAAVRGGEIGERRLDESVVRILARKIDEGLYFGPFVDERRAERIVGNAAHVADARALTGRAVTLVKNDTGLLPLAAGARRVLVAGWQTSSAPALDRLAQAVGARAGQTATVLATGGTPAQAVIDAAVAAARDHDLVLVGANAAAGAEPVAQRGAAQAALVRALLASGTPVAVVAVRNPYDVRRFPEAPVYLCTYGTGAEVLTRAVDALYGDLRPTGRLPVAIPEPGATGADLYPLGHGLEY